The genome window ATTTAACTTCTACATTCAAATAGGCACTATCCCCGTCAACAATCAGACAATCTAACGCATTTTCCACTATTCGACCTCACAAAACCTTGTTTGCAAAAACATCCCATAACACATTGTAAAGTGCATATGCCGGGTTGTGGTCGTTGACATGTTAATGGACATGCAGTACCACAGCTACTGTACATTTCATTTTCACCACATCTGTATCCTTGTGTAATCTTCGGTCCAACCACTATAAAGTATTGTTAAATTCTGAATGTTATTTTCTAGGCATAAAGTTATGACAATTTCTATCTATTCTGCATGAAGATTTACTGAGCTTAgactaatgatttttttttttttggtattacTCAGAGTGATCTCAACATATGTGAAGAGAAAGATTTCTGATATAAGTATTTAAACAGACAAAATTTTCCAAGACAGACATACAGTGCTAACTTAAGTCGGAAggtaaaaattatcaaaaaaacacAGTAATGTAAGCTCAATAATCTGCTAGTGGCACTGAAGATTAAAATAGATAGTCCACGAAAATATTGATAACAAACAACCTAGAATCACCACTAGCAATGGAAGTATCGTTcgaagcatcgccttcttctGTTCGTCTTGTAATTTTCAGCTCTGGATTGCGGTCTGTAATTAAATAgattacatttttttaatatcttACTAGCATAACACTAAAGAAAAAAGAGATATCTGGGAGCAATGCATTTACTATTTACTATAATTATATTATCAGGGCTTACCATGCAGTATCTAGTTCCACTCCATAGTGCCTGCTTTATATACTTCGCATTCATATCTTATCTCTGTTTCGCCATTGTAAAGCGGGGAATAATGAAACAGATATCAATGACAGGAACTAATTCACTAGCAAAAAACCTCAAGTTGGAAGACTTTTCTGGAATATTCTACAATCATTAGCAAGTTGAAATACAAAAGCTAGAAATACCCATTTCTGCGTTATGACTTTATGGTCGTGAGCAATCAACCtaaattgtaaaatgcaataaataaaaatactttCTTCAATATAATTTAAGTATCTAATTCGTAACACTTACGGATATGTATAGTAGTTTCCCTACCGGTACTTCACCGCACAAAACCTAAATGAGGCTCGTAACTCTATGCTGAATACCTGACTTTCCGTCTCTCAAGGTTATACATTTTTAGAAGTAATTCTAGTATAATTTGTGAGATACCTAAAAAGTTATTCCCGCGGTAACTCTAAATGAGAATGATGAACCGAGGTAAGGATTGCACCCCTGTAAGCAAATAAGCCctgaattgttgttgttgtttttgcttGGGACGTTCGGCTTCAGCACGTTATCTCGCTTCGAATGCTGGGTAATAGACCAGGGCGTATTTTGAAACCATCAAGATTCTGTTACATCAAAGGCAGTTCGGATAATTATCCAAATCAAGCGGCACTAGCACCACCTACAGCAGCTATATGTCGAATTGAAATTTGTATTCCTATGAGACCTATAAATTGAATGATGCAATTAAGGatgaggtaggtaggtatcagtggccgctccgaggagccccattagcgctttggtgcgccgttttgatgccacaaactcctaagaccgtgactgttgttataggaacagggaagcagagtccagctggctcggatcctcagagccagcccgtagcattcacgaaggaaagcagctctccgaccctgcagctagaaatctcactgaggtccccaaagaatggtttacccagtgtccgcagcctgactcgagccagagccgggcaatcgcagagaaagtgcatgagggtttcccttccttctccgcagcttcggcaatgcaagttgtagggtaagccgagcctagcggcatggtcccctatgggccagtgccccgtgcagaccgccgtaatcttgagtgcatttgcacgcgtctggcacaggagctctcgtgatcgggctatgttataagcgggccaaattctccttgatttggcacagcttgtaagccttcgccatctcaggcccgcggctgctaggtagtgcgagtagactcggcccccgacagccgccagcggaacaccgactgtattccccgagggactgccattagaggaaagaaccaatctttgttcattcagccatggtagatggaattcaggtatccttgtcttggtggtgaatagcatcagttgcgttttggttgggtttatgctgagttcgcatcttgcggcccacaggcacacctttcgcaacgctccttccatgatgtcgctcataatggacagaaacatccctgatactaatatcaccaagtcgtcggcatacgccaccaccttcaccccgctgctgtccaatgtacgtaaaattttgtccattactattaaccagagcaccggtg of Hermetia illucens chromosome 4, iHerIll2.2.curated.20191125, whole genome shotgun sequence contains these proteins:
- the LOC119653503 gene encoding serine protease inhibitor swm-1-like; this translates as MMLQTWLPLLVAILVVGSAVTQGQQCGQNENYTTCGTACPLTCQRPVPTICTYQCVRGCFCNDGFVRSDKGNCIRPSECKLQDEQKKAMLRTILPLLVVILVVGPKITQGYRCGENEMYSSCGTACPLTCQRPQPGICTLQCVMGCFCKQGFVRSNSGKCVRLSDC